Below is a window of Humulus lupulus chromosome 2, drHumLupu1.1, whole genome shotgun sequence DNA.
ATAGTGTAAAACATTAAAAGTTAGAAGAGATATGTAATGTCTTACCTGTGAGGAGACATTAAAAGTTTTTATTCCTGACTAAATTCTTAAGTCATTAAACTATAGGGAGACTTTGTAAATAGATTGAGTGGGCCCACGACTCTCACTACAAAAAAcagggcctataccgagaacaaatgtcctcggtataagccTAAATGTCATCGGTAAAACTTCTACCGAGACAATGTCGTCTGTATAAAGTTATCGGTACAGCCGCGTCGGTAAAACAAAATTTCTACCGATGACTGtaaaaatgttctcggtataaggtttaccgaggacattgtcctcggtagaaagtgacaaatgtcctcggtaaaaccaaccccaatttgtcatcgtactggtatataccgacatcttggtagtatataccgaggacaatgtcctcggtatagacttttccccaattttttttttatatttatttatttattttgaattaaatataaaaaaataaaattaaattaaaacacttatattaaagatataaataaaaacataagagtatgttcgctgaatcaaaataaagaattgtcttaaacatgataatataatagtcaattgtaataaaattcatacataagtcctactgagtcggtgctccaacatcacgatcatcgggtggtggtggggcagattgagatcccggggtgatacaatgagtccggacatgctcctctaactgtcgaagacgctctctcatctcagacaactcttcatctctagtttgtgaaggacgaaaatcaaatggagttcggtcccttatgttaaggatacgtccatatcctttctggtggccccgtcgttttccgaagacagtttgtaccaaagatatgtcttcatcttcaggcgcactcgaaactggtgtggaactctcagta
It encodes the following:
- the LOC133816720 gene encoding uncharacterized protein LOC133816720, whose amino-acid sequence is MDTHHKSGTGWVTETAKKTWEELRAYRDTQQTQATDTESSTPVSSAPEDEDISLVQTVFGKRRGHQKGYGRILNIRDRTPFDFRPSQTRDEELSEMRERLRQLEEHVRTHCITPGSQSAPPPPDDRDVGAPTQ